One Fusobacterium ulcerans DNA segment encodes these proteins:
- the cas2 gene encoding CRISPR-associated endonuclease Cas2 yields MKGKNYNYIFLFYDINEKRVNKVFKICKKYLSHHQRSVFRGEITPSNLIKLRLELKDIIDKKEDFISIVKLVSEHYFDEEIIGTPWKDDENMFI; encoded by the coding sequence ATGAAAGGTAAAAACTATAACTATATATTTCTTTTCTATGATATAAATGAAAAGAGAGTAAATAAGGTTTTCAAAATATGTAAAAAATATTTGAGTCACCATCAAAGATCTGTATTTCGTGGAGAGATTACACCTAGTAATTTAATAAAACTACGTTTAGAATTGAAGGATATAATTGATAAAAAGGAAGATTTTATAAGCATTGTGAAACTGGTAAGTGAACATTATTTTGATGAGGAAATAATAGGAACACCTTGGAAAGATGATGAAAATATGTTTATATGA
- the cas1b gene encoding type I-B CRISPR-associated endonuclease Cas1b, whose product MGAGTKYILSKGSLERKDNSLCFKNESKTTYIPIEGVKEIFALDEISVNTKLFDFLAKHGITLHFFNHYEGYSGTFYPREKYVSGKLVIKQVEAHKNHKETIAKSIVQGIGKNIYELLYHYYRHDKKELKEYLEWLSNDVERRLNESNDINEIMAVEGEIWAKFYDSFKIFLREDFIMNKRVKRPPDNPINALISFGNSILYTKTIGQIYQTHLEQTISFLHSPSERRFSLSLDLSEVFKPIIVFRTIFECVNNRKLNVEKHFEKSLNYCILNEDGKKIFLGALEDRMNETFEHPILKRKVSYITAVKYDAYKLIKFLLEGKEFVPFSIKEKM is encoded by the coding sequence ATGGGAGCTGGAACAAAGTATATTTTGAGTAAAGGAAGTCTTGAAAGAAAAGACAATTCGCTGTGTTTTAAAAACGAAAGTAAAACAACATATATTCCTATTGAAGGAGTTAAAGAGATATTTGCATTAGACGAAATTTCTGTGAATACAAAGCTTTTTGATTTTTTAGCTAAGCATGGTATTACATTACATTTTTTTAATCACTACGAGGGATATTCTGGAACATTTTATCCAAGAGAGAAATATGTCAGTGGAAAGTTAGTAATAAAACAGGTAGAAGCTCATAAGAATCATAAAGAAACTATAGCAAAAAGTATTGTACAGGGAATTGGTAAAAATATTTATGAACTACTTTATCACTATTATCGTCATGATAAAAAAGAGTTAAAAGAATATTTAGAGTGGCTTTCTAATGATGTAGAAAGAAGATTGAATGAGAGTAATGATATAAATGAGATAATGGCAGTAGAAGGAGAGATTTGGGCAAAATTTTATGATAGTTTTAAAATCTTTTTAAGAGAGGATTTTATTATGAATAAAAGGGTTAAAAGGCCACCAGATAATCCGATAAATGCTTTAATTTCTTTTGGAAATTCAATTCTATATACTAAAACTATTGGGCAAATTTATCAAACACACTTAGAGCAGACAATAAGCTTTTTACATTCACCATCTGAGAGAAGATTCTCATTATCTTTAGATTTATCAGAGGTTTTTAAACCAATCATTGTATTCAGAACAATTTTTGAATGTGTAAATAACAGAAAATTGAATGTAGAAAAACATTTTGAAAAGAGTTTGAATTATTGTATTTTAAATGAAGATGGTAAAAAAATATTTTTAGGTGCTTTGGAAGATAGGATGAATGAAACTTTTGAACACCCTATTTTGAAGAGAAAGGTTAGCTATATAACTGCTGTAAAATATGATGCATATAAGCTAATAAAATTTTTATTAGAGGGAAAAGAGTTTGTTCCGTTCTCTATAAAGGAAAAGATGTAG
- the cas4 gene encoding CRISPR-associated protein Cas4, with the protein MPINGTIINYFIHCKRQCYMHYNRINMEDESELVKIGKAMHEEKKTDEITVENIKVDKIKKDYLIEIKKSDADIEAAKMQVLYYLLKLKEKGIDKKGKIEVIEKNKSSKKSYEIELTAENETYIKNIIEEIEKLVEQDELPPVEKNNKCKKCAYYSYCYI; encoded by the coding sequence ATGCCTATAAATGGAACAATTATAAATTATTTTATTCATTGTAAAAGGCAATGCTATATGCATTACAATAGAATAAATATGGAAGATGAAAGTGAATTAGTAAAAATTGGAAAAGCTATGCATGAAGAGAAAAAGACTGATGAAATAACTGTAGAAAATATCAAAGTAGATAAAATAAAAAAAGATTATTTAATAGAGATAAAAAAATCAGATGCAGATATTGAAGCAGCAAAAATGCAGGTACTTTATTATCTCTTGAAATTAAAAGAAAAAGGAATAGATAAAAAAGGGAAAATAGAAGTAATAGAAAAAAATAAATCTTCGAAAAAAAGCTATGAGATTGAACTTACTGCTGAAAATGAGACATATATCAAGAATATAATAGAGGAAATAGAAAAATTAGTTGAGCAGGATGAATTACCACCAGTTGAAAAAAATAATAAATGTAAAAAATGTGCATATTATTCATATTGCTATATTTAA